A genomic segment from Luteibacter aegosomatis encodes:
- a CDS encoding sigma-70 family RNA polymerase sigma factor: MSQADTEPTDRILLQRMAAGDRAALSTMYRAYHGRLTRFLNRLTRRADIIEEVINDCFWIVWQKAGTFQGDSRVSTWIMGIAYRCGLKSLRQHGSEPVDEDSVPEDRVPSHDPGEDREMRDWLGRGLDRLSPEQRVVVELVYGIGHSLDDVAAIMQCPVGTVKARLFHARVKLRNLLPGLAGETATSKEKLS, encoded by the coding sequence ATGAGCCAGGCCGACACCGAACCCACAGACCGCATCCTGTTGCAGCGCATGGCCGCTGGCGACCGCGCCGCGCTGTCCACGATGTACCGCGCCTACCACGGGCGGCTCACGCGTTTCCTCAACCGCCTCACGCGGCGGGCCGACATCATCGAGGAAGTGATCAACGACTGTTTCTGGATCGTCTGGCAGAAGGCCGGCACGTTCCAGGGCGACTCGCGGGTCTCCACCTGGATCATGGGCATCGCCTATCGCTGCGGCCTGAAATCGCTGCGCCAGCACGGCAGCGAACCCGTCGACGAGGACAGCGTGCCGGAGGACCGCGTGCCGTCGCACGATCCGGGCGAAGATCGCGAAATGCGCGACTGGCTGGGCCGCGGCCTCGACCGCCTGTCGCCCGAGCAGCGCGTGGTGGTCGAACTGGTCTACGGCATCGGGCACAGCCTCGACGACGTCGCCGCGATCATGCAGTGCCCCGTCGGTACCGTGAAGGCGCGCCTGTTCCACGCGCGGGTGAAACTGCGCAACCTGCTACCGGGCCTGGCCGGCGAAACGGCCACGTCCAAGGAGAAACTGTCATGA
- a CDS encoding zf-HC2 domain-containing protein has protein sequence MTRPTPDGTECARAWEAMPWVLQESADASQKAWFAEHLAGCADCRREFELQERLHLAMSLDPIVEPDPEVGLRRLLARIDADDPQRAPVRKVANGSWVVRLLAAAVLVQAVGIGVLGMKLWTNDHSPASYRTLSSPSAPAPAGALHVVPEKSMSVDRWNTLLRDQHLSVVGGPNSVGAYTVVSDDAQASQADVIKRLHGAGIRFAEPATGSP, from the coding sequence ATGACCCGCCCCACCCCAGACGGCACCGAGTGCGCCCGCGCCTGGGAAGCCATGCCCTGGGTGCTCCAGGAGAGCGCCGACGCCTCGCAGAAGGCCTGGTTCGCCGAACACCTGGCGGGCTGCGCGGACTGCCGCCGTGAATTCGAACTGCAGGAACGCCTGCACCTGGCCATGTCGCTCGACCCCATCGTCGAGCCCGATCCCGAGGTGGGCCTGCGCCGCCTGCTCGCCCGCATCGACGCCGACGATCCGCAGCGCGCCCCCGTGCGCAAGGTCGCCAACGGTTCGTGGGTGGTCCGCCTGCTCGCGGCCGCCGTGCTCGTCCAGGCGGTGGGCATCGGCGTGCTCGGCATGAAGCTGTGGACCAACGACCATTCGCCCGCCAGCTATCGCACCCTCAGTTCGCCGTCGGCGCCCGCGCCGGCCGGTGCCCTGCACGTGGTGCCGGAGAAGAGCATGAGCGTGGACCGCTGGAACACGCTGCTCCGCGACCAGCACCTGAGCGTGGTCGGCGGTCCCAACAGCGTGGGCGCCTATACCGTCGTCTCCGACGATGCGCAGGCGTCCCAGGCCGACGTGATCAAGCGCTTGCACGGCGCGGGCATCCGCTTCGCCGAACCGGCCACGGGCTCGCCATGA
- a CDS encoding S8 family serine peptidase codes for MNLFRVALAIALAAAPFCTIASPAQDDVQPPDGVTGMDATRDIVLAVDNPLAPAPPHAGSSLIGYAPPPTYGAGQRARSLLADLRKRYGWNEMGGWPIRALGLYCIVLRPPAGIDRDALIADLGKDDRVRLAQPLQDYTVYASPTTEPEHHYNDPYTDLQHGFVDTQAAIAHAVTQGNGVHVAIVDTGADTAHPDLAGHVTVAGDAVSPNDPAFADDRHGTEVAGVIAAVGDNHQGMVGIAPKAKLSVYKACWYPDPKGGARCNSFTLAKALGAVGDTDARIVNLSLGGPADPLLGKLLSHLIAQGRIVIAALPPDGDSLGFPDSAPGVIVVRSTANTPAPKGVLSAPGNDILTTQPGGGYDFTSGSSMATAHVSGIVALLLAVSPDIDAKRVHDVLLDTSTLTHGMLQVNAAAAVEAIRR; via the coding sequence ATGAACCTCTTCCGCGTGGCGCTGGCCATCGCGCTGGCGGCGGCACCGTTCTGCACCATCGCAAGCCCGGCGCAGGACGACGTGCAGCCGCCCGACGGCGTCACCGGCATGGACGCCACGCGCGATATCGTGCTCGCCGTCGACAACCCGCTCGCGCCGGCGCCGCCGCATGCCGGTTCCAGCCTCATCGGCTACGCGCCGCCGCCCACCTACGGCGCGGGGCAGCGCGCCCGCTCGCTGCTGGCCGACCTGCGCAAGCGCTACGGCTGGAACGAGATGGGCGGCTGGCCCATCCGCGCGCTCGGCCTTTACTGCATCGTGCTGCGTCCGCCGGCCGGCATCGATCGCGACGCATTGATCGCCGACCTGGGCAAGGACGACCGCGTGCGGCTGGCGCAGCCGTTGCAGGATTACACCGTCTACGCCTCGCCGACGACCGAGCCGGAACATCACTACAACGATCCCTACACCGACCTCCAACACGGCTTCGTCGACACGCAAGCGGCCATCGCGCACGCGGTGACCCAGGGCAACGGCGTGCACGTGGCCATCGTCGACACGGGGGCGGATACCGCGCATCCCGACCTCGCCGGGCACGTCACCGTGGCCGGCGACGCGGTCAGTCCCAACGACCCCGCGTTCGCCGACGATCGCCACGGCACCGAGGTGGCCGGCGTGATCGCCGCGGTGGGCGACAATCACCAGGGCATGGTGGGGATCGCACCGAAGGCGAAGCTCAGCGTCTACAAGGCCTGCTGGTATCCCGACCCCAAGGGCGGCGCGCGCTGCAACTCGTTCACCCTCGCCAAGGCGCTCGGCGCCGTCGGCGACACCGACGCACGCATCGTCAACCTCAGCCTGGGTGGTCCGGCCGATCCCTTGCTGGGCAAGTTGCTGTCGCATCTGATCGCGCAGGGCCGCATCGTGATCGCCGCGCTACCTCCCGACGGCGACTCCCTGGGTTTCCCGGACAGCGCGCCCGGCGTGATCGTGGTGCGCTCCACCGCGAACACGCCCGCGCCGAAAGGCGTGCTCAGCGCGCCGGGCAACGACATCCTCACCACCCAGCCAGGCGGCGGCTACGATTTCACCTCGGGTTCGTCGATGGCCACCGCGCACGTGAGCGGCATCGTCGCCCTGCTGCTGGCGGTGTCGCCCGACATCGACGCCAAGCGCGTGCACGACGTGCTGCTCGACACCAGCACGCTCACCCACGGCATGCTCCAGGTGAACGCCGCCGCGGCGGTCGAGGCGATCAGGCGCTGA
- the dusB gene encoding tRNA dihydrouridine synthase DusB, which yields MRIGPYAIAPAVVLAPMAGVTDKPFRLLCKRMGAGLAVSEMTTADPRLWNTRKSLRRMDHDGEPEPVSVQIAGYDPGMLAEAARYNADNGAQIVDINMGCPAKKVCNVWSGSALLQDEPLVARILHAVVKAVDVPVTLKIRTGWDREHRNALTIARIAEDAGIAALSVHGRTRADKYEGEAEYATIAAVKSSVSIPVLANGDIVDPAKAREVLRLTGADAVMIGRGAQGRPWIFREIAHHLATGGFLPEPSPAEVRDILVGHLEHLYAFYGETMGVRIARKHLGWYAKDRPENAAFRQVVNRAEDAATQLRLTRDYFDALSADLKAA from the coding sequence ATGCGCATCGGCCCCTACGCCATCGCGCCCGCCGTGGTCCTCGCCCCCATGGCCGGCGTCACCGACAAGCCGTTCCGACTCCTGTGCAAGCGCATGGGGGCGGGCCTTGCCGTGTCCGAGATGACCACCGCCGACCCGCGCCTGTGGAACACGCGAAAGTCGCTGCGCCGCATGGACCACGACGGTGAGCCCGAGCCGGTCAGCGTGCAGATCGCCGGCTACGACCCGGGCATGCTCGCCGAGGCGGCGCGCTACAACGCCGACAACGGCGCGCAGATCGTCGACATCAACATGGGCTGTCCCGCCAAGAAGGTCTGCAACGTGTGGTCGGGCTCGGCCCTGCTGCAGGACGAGCCCCTGGTGGCACGCATCCTCCACGCCGTGGTGAAGGCGGTGGACGTGCCCGTCACGCTGAAGATCCGCACCGGCTGGGACCGCGAGCACCGCAACGCGCTCACCATCGCGCGCATCGCCGAAGACGCCGGCATCGCGGCGTTGTCGGTGCACGGCCGCACCCGCGCCGACAAGTACGAAGGCGAGGCCGAGTACGCCACCATCGCGGCGGTGAAGAGCAGCGTGTCCATCCCCGTGCTCGCCAACGGCGACATCGTCGACCCGGCGAAGGCGCGCGAGGTACTCCGCCTCACCGGCGCCGACGCCGTGATGATCGGCCGCGGCGCGCAGGGCCGTCCGTGGATCTTCCGCGAGATCGCGCACCATCTGGCGACCGGCGGCTTCCTGCCCGAGCCCTCGCCCGCCGAGGTACGCGACATCCTCGTCGGTCACCTAGAGCATCTTTACGCGTTCTACGGCGAGACGATGGGCGTGCGCATCGCGCGCAAGCACCTGGGGTGGTACGCGAAGGATCGTCCCGAGAACGCGGCGTTCCGTCAGGTGGTGAATCGTGCGGAAGACGCAGCGACGCAGTTGCGGCTGACGCGGGACTACTTCGACGCGCTGTCGGCCGACCTCAAGGCCGCATGA